The following are encoded together in the Cervus elaphus chromosome 30, mCerEla1.1, whole genome shotgun sequence genome:
- the TSC22D1 gene encoding TSC22 domain family protein 1 isoform X2, which produces MHQPPESTAAAAAADMSARKMAHPAMFPRRGSGGGSASALGAAGTGVGSSAPSAEDFPPPSLLQPPPPAASSLSGPQPPPPQSLNLLSQAQLQAQPLAPGGTQMKKKSGFQITSVTPAQISASISSNNSIAEDTESYDDLDESHTEDLSSSEILDVSLSRATDLGEPERSSSEETLNNFQEAETPGAVSPNQPHLPQPHLPHLPQQNVVINGSAHPHPLHHHHPIHGHHLHHGPHYPSHAGVASTSIPGGPPSSPGSRKLSTAGSSDGVMPVAPTSAVSSSGSPASVMTSIRAPSTTGSLGINSVTGTNTMNNVNITAVGSFNPAVTSSILGNANISVSSIPSAASVSVGPAVSSGVNVNILSGMGNGTIASSAALNSAASAAAGMTVGSVSSQQQQPAVNTSRFRVVKLDSTSEPFKKGRWTCTEFYEKENAAIPATEGVVVNKVVESVRQNPTEATSERESTSGSSVSSSVSTLSHYTESVGSGEMGTLAAPPVQPQPPPTLPGVALPQMDFSGAAPQGISAVSIPQSISQSQISQVQLPSQELGYQPKPGLQPVPLQAGIQPSPVGVVGVTSALGQQPSIASLAQPQLPYSQAAPPVQAPLPGAPPQQVQYGQPAPAVAPPMAPSHGTSVTPNPASEYVQPSPLLQTAVPSGQPTSAGVALGATVIPMAQPQSIQLPVQPAAVQAQPAGAAGQPVGKAHTAVAVVPPGSQIANIGQQTSLPSALQQPSTQVTPSVIQQGAPPASQIVPPAPAAILHQGVQPSASSLPQQLVIAPQSTLLPAPPQPQGVESVAPGVVSKQLPAVSPLPSASSISVTNQVSSAGPSGLPSAPTNLVPSQNIAQAPATQNGNLVQSVSQPPLLASNINLPLAQQLPLSSVQFSAQSLAQAIGSQIEDARRPAEPSLVGLPQTISGDSGGVSAVSDGSSSSLAASASLFPLKVLPLTTPLVDGEDESASLLPEVQGVILEPQIQPRPRRAFDVRGPLSPLNLWRQNIQLLERVGKGFLSTGKHPPSAKGTPLAEPSWMISVTHAATAVWKAVVNGATHYV; this is translated from the coding sequence ATGCACCAGCCGCCCGAGTCCACGGCGGCCGCGGCCGCTGCAGACATGAGTGCTAGGAAGATGGCGCACCCGGCAATGTTCCCTAGAAGGGGCAGCGGCGGGGGCAGCGCCTCCGCTCTCGGTGCAGCAGGTACCGGCGTCGGTAGTAGTGCCCCATCTGCTGAGGATTTTCCGCCTCCGTCGCTGCTCCAGCCGCCGCCTCCTGCAGCATCTTCTCTGTCGGGACCACAGCCTCCGCCTCCACAAAGCCTGAACCTCCTTTCGCAGGCTCAGCTGCAGGCACAGCCTCTTGCGCCAGGCGGAACgcagatgaaaaagaaaagtggcTTCCAGATAACGAGCGTGACCCCGGCTCAGATCTCCGCTAGCATCAGCTCGAACAACAGCATCGCAGAGGACACGGAGAGCTACGACGACCTGGATGAGTCTCACACGGAAGATCTGTCGTCCTCCGAGATCCTTGATGTGTCGCTTTCCAGGGCCACGGACTTAGGGGAGCCTGAACGCAGCTCCTCAGAAGAGACTCTCAATAACTTCCAGGAAGCCGAGACACCTGGGGCGGTCTCTCCCAACCAGCCCCACCTTCCTCAGCCTCATTTGCCTCACCTTCCACAACAGAACGTTGTGATCAATGGGAGTGCTCATCCACAccccctccatcaccaccatcccatTCATGGCCACCACCTGCACCACGGGCCCCACTACCCATCCCATGCCGGTGTGGCCAGTACATCCATCCCTGGAGGGCCGCCCTCAAGCCCAGGGTCCAGAAAACTCTCGACCGCGGGAAGCTCTGACGGTGTTATGCCAGTTGCACCAACTTCTGCTGTATCATCGAGTGGCTCGCCGGCATCTGTCATGACTAGTATACGTGCTCCGAGTACTACCGGCAGCCTAGGTATAAATTCTGTTACAGGCACGAATACAATGAATAACGTTAACATCACTGCTGTGGGTAGTTTTAATCCTGCTGTGACCAGCAGCATCCTTGGTAACGCTAATATAAGTGTGAGCAGTATCCCCAGTGCTGCTAGTGTGAGTGTCGGGCCTGCAGTGAGCAGCGGGGTTAATGTGAATATCTTGAGTGGCATGGGCAATGGTACGATTGCTTCCTCCGCGGCCCTTAACAGCGCTGCCAGTGCAGCTGCGGGCATGACTGTGGGGTCCGTTTCGAGTCAGCAGCAACAGCCAGCCGTTAACACGTCCAGGTTCAGAGTCGTGAAGTTAGATTCTACTTCTGAGCCTTTCAAAAAAGGTCGATGGACTTGCACTGAGTTCTATGAAAAAGAAAACGCCGCCATACCCGCCACCGAAGGGGTGGTGGTAAATAAGGTGGTGGAAAGTGTAAGACAAAACCCGACCGAAGCGACTTCCGAGAGGGAGAGCACGAGTGGGAGCTCCGTGAGCAGCAGCGTCAGCACACTGAGTCACTACACGGAGAGTGTGGGCAGCGGAGAGATGGGCACCCTGGCGGCCCCGCCGGTGCAGCCGCAGCCTCCCCCGACCCTTCCAGGGGTGGCTCTTCCGCAGATGGACTTCAGTGGCGCCGCTCCACAGGGCATTTCAGCAGTTAGCATCCCTCAGAGTATTTCTCAGTCGCAGATCTCGCAGGTACAGTTACCGTCTCAAGAACTGGGCTATCAGCCGAAGCCAGGTCTTCAACCAGTACCTCTGCAAGCCGGTATCCAGCCGTCACCTGTTGGCGTGGTGGGCGTCACTTCGGCTTTAGGTCAGCAGCCTTCCATCGCCAGCCTGGCTCAGCCCCAACTGCCGTATTCCCAGGCGGCCCCCCCAGTGCAAGCTCCCCTGCCAGGTGCGCCACCCCAACAGGTACAATATGGCCAGCCGGCGCCAGCTGTGGCCCCTCCGATGGCCCCAAGCCACGGTACATCAGTGACTCCGAACCCAGCCTCTGAGTATGTTCAGCCCTCACCGCTTCTCCAAACAGCGGTGCCCTCTGGACAGCCCACTTCTGCAGGGGTGGCCCTGGGAGCCACGGTGATTCCTATGGCTCAGCCACAGAGCATCCAGCTCCCAGTGCAGCCCGCGGCAGTCCAAGCACAACCTGCAGGGGCAGCTGGCCAACCTGTTGGCAAGGCTCACACGGCAGTAGCTGTGGTACCTCCCGGCAGTCAAATTGCAAATATTGGTCAACAGACAAGCCTACCATCGGCACTGCAGCAGCCTTCCACCCAAGTCACACCTTCAGTTATCCAGCAAGGTGCTCCTCCGGCTTCACAGATAGTGCCACCTGCTCCAGCTGCGATCCTTCATCAGGGAGTTCAGCCCAGCGCTTCAAGCCTTCCTCAACAACTGGTCATTGCACCCCAGAGTACCCTGTTACCTGCGCCTCCCCAGCCACAGGGGGTCGAGTCGGTAGCTCCAGGAGTGGTTTCGAAGCAGTTGCCTGCAGTTAGTCCTTTGCCCTCTGCTAGTAGTATTTCTGTTACGAATCAGGTTAGTTCAGCTGGTCCTTCTGGACTGCCTTCTGCCCCGACAAACTTGGTTCCGTCACAGAATATAGCACAAGCCCCCGCCACTCAGAATGGTAATTTGGTTCAAAGTGTCAGTCAGCCTCCCTTGCTAGCATCTAATATAAATTTGCCTTTGGCACAACAGCTACCGCTCAGTTCTGTTCAATTCTCCGCACAATCATTAGCTCAGGCAATTGGAAGCCAAATCGAAGATGCCAGGCGCCCAGCGGAACCCTCCTTAGTTGGCTTACCTCAGACCATCAGTGGTGACAGTGGGGGAGTGTCAGCAGTTTCAGATGGCAGTAGCAGCAGCCTTGCAGCCTCTGCTTCTCTTTTCCCGTTGAAGGTGCTACCGCTGACGACACCCTTGGTGGATGGCGAGGACGAGAG
- the TSC22D1 gene encoding TSC22 domain family protein 1 isoform X5 — protein MHQPPESTAAAAAADMSARKMAHPAMFPRRGSGGGSASALGAAGTGVGSSAPSAEDFPPPSLLQPPPPAASSLSGPQPPPPQSLNLLSQAQLQAQPLAPGGTQMKKKSGFQITSVTPAQISASISSNNSIAEDTESYDDLDESHTEDLSSSEILDVSLSRATDLGEPERSSSEETLNNFQEAETPGAVSPNQPHLPQPHLPHLPQQNVVINGSAHPHPLHHHHPIHGHHLHHGPHYPSHAGVASTSIPGGPPSSPGSRKLSTAGSSDGVMPVAPTSAVSSSGSPASVMTSIRAPSTTGSLGINSVTGTNTMNNVNITAVGSFNPAVTSSILGNANISVSSIPSAASVSVGPAVSSGVNVNILSGMGNGTIASSAALNSAASAAAGMTVGSVSSQQQQPAVNTSRFRVVKLDSTSEPFKKGRWTCTEFYEKENAAIPATEGVVVNKVVESVRQNPTEATSERESTSGSSVSSSVSTLSHYTESVGSGEMGTLAAPPVQPQPPPTLPGVALPQMDFSGAAPQGISAVSIPQSISQSQISQVQLPSQELGYQPKPGLQPVPLQAGIQPSPVGVVGVTSALGQQPSIASLAQPQLPYSQAAPPVQAPLPGAPPQQVQYGQPAPAVAPPMAPSHGTSVTPNPASEYVQPSPLLQTAVPSGQPTSAGVALGATVIPMAQPQSIQLPVQPAAVQAQPAGAAGQPVGKAHTAVAVVPPGSQIANIGQQTSLPSALQQPSTQVTPSVIQQGAPPASQIVPPAPAAILHQGVQPSASSLPQQLVIAPQSTLLPAPPQPQGVESVAPGVVSKQLPAVSPLPSASSISVTNQVSSAGPSGLPSAPTNLVPSQNIAQAPATQNGNLVQSVSQPPLLASNINLPLAQQLPLSSVQFSAQSLAQAIGSQIEDARRPAEPSLVGLPQTISGDSGGVSAVSDGSSSSLAASASLFPLKVLPLTTPLVDGEDERGARSDPRTTDTAKTTESF, from the coding sequence ATGCACCAGCCGCCCGAGTCCACGGCGGCCGCGGCCGCTGCAGACATGAGTGCTAGGAAGATGGCGCACCCGGCAATGTTCCCTAGAAGGGGCAGCGGCGGGGGCAGCGCCTCCGCTCTCGGTGCAGCAGGTACCGGCGTCGGTAGTAGTGCCCCATCTGCTGAGGATTTTCCGCCTCCGTCGCTGCTCCAGCCGCCGCCTCCTGCAGCATCTTCTCTGTCGGGACCACAGCCTCCGCCTCCACAAAGCCTGAACCTCCTTTCGCAGGCTCAGCTGCAGGCACAGCCTCTTGCGCCAGGCGGAACgcagatgaaaaagaaaagtggcTTCCAGATAACGAGCGTGACCCCGGCTCAGATCTCCGCTAGCATCAGCTCGAACAACAGCATCGCAGAGGACACGGAGAGCTACGACGACCTGGATGAGTCTCACACGGAAGATCTGTCGTCCTCCGAGATCCTTGATGTGTCGCTTTCCAGGGCCACGGACTTAGGGGAGCCTGAACGCAGCTCCTCAGAAGAGACTCTCAATAACTTCCAGGAAGCCGAGACACCTGGGGCGGTCTCTCCCAACCAGCCCCACCTTCCTCAGCCTCATTTGCCTCACCTTCCACAACAGAACGTTGTGATCAATGGGAGTGCTCATCCACAccccctccatcaccaccatcccatTCATGGCCACCACCTGCACCACGGGCCCCACTACCCATCCCATGCCGGTGTGGCCAGTACATCCATCCCTGGAGGGCCGCCCTCAAGCCCAGGGTCCAGAAAACTCTCGACCGCGGGAAGCTCTGACGGTGTTATGCCAGTTGCACCAACTTCTGCTGTATCATCGAGTGGCTCGCCGGCATCTGTCATGACTAGTATACGTGCTCCGAGTACTACCGGCAGCCTAGGTATAAATTCTGTTACAGGCACGAATACAATGAATAACGTTAACATCACTGCTGTGGGTAGTTTTAATCCTGCTGTGACCAGCAGCATCCTTGGTAACGCTAATATAAGTGTGAGCAGTATCCCCAGTGCTGCTAGTGTGAGTGTCGGGCCTGCAGTGAGCAGCGGGGTTAATGTGAATATCTTGAGTGGCATGGGCAATGGTACGATTGCTTCCTCCGCGGCCCTTAACAGCGCTGCCAGTGCAGCTGCGGGCATGACTGTGGGGTCCGTTTCGAGTCAGCAGCAACAGCCAGCCGTTAACACGTCCAGGTTCAGAGTCGTGAAGTTAGATTCTACTTCTGAGCCTTTCAAAAAAGGTCGATGGACTTGCACTGAGTTCTATGAAAAAGAAAACGCCGCCATACCCGCCACCGAAGGGGTGGTGGTAAATAAGGTGGTGGAAAGTGTAAGACAAAACCCGACCGAAGCGACTTCCGAGAGGGAGAGCACGAGTGGGAGCTCCGTGAGCAGCAGCGTCAGCACACTGAGTCACTACACGGAGAGTGTGGGCAGCGGAGAGATGGGCACCCTGGCGGCCCCGCCGGTGCAGCCGCAGCCTCCCCCGACCCTTCCAGGGGTGGCTCTTCCGCAGATGGACTTCAGTGGCGCCGCTCCACAGGGCATTTCAGCAGTTAGCATCCCTCAGAGTATTTCTCAGTCGCAGATCTCGCAGGTACAGTTACCGTCTCAAGAACTGGGCTATCAGCCGAAGCCAGGTCTTCAACCAGTACCTCTGCAAGCCGGTATCCAGCCGTCACCTGTTGGCGTGGTGGGCGTCACTTCGGCTTTAGGTCAGCAGCCTTCCATCGCCAGCCTGGCTCAGCCCCAACTGCCGTATTCCCAGGCGGCCCCCCCAGTGCAAGCTCCCCTGCCAGGTGCGCCACCCCAACAGGTACAATATGGCCAGCCGGCGCCAGCTGTGGCCCCTCCGATGGCCCCAAGCCACGGTACATCAGTGACTCCGAACCCAGCCTCTGAGTATGTTCAGCCCTCACCGCTTCTCCAAACAGCGGTGCCCTCTGGACAGCCCACTTCTGCAGGGGTGGCCCTGGGAGCCACGGTGATTCCTATGGCTCAGCCACAGAGCATCCAGCTCCCAGTGCAGCCCGCGGCAGTCCAAGCACAACCTGCAGGGGCAGCTGGCCAACCTGTTGGCAAGGCTCACACGGCAGTAGCTGTGGTACCTCCCGGCAGTCAAATTGCAAATATTGGTCAACAGACAAGCCTACCATCGGCACTGCAGCAGCCTTCCACCCAAGTCACACCTTCAGTTATCCAGCAAGGTGCTCCTCCGGCTTCACAGATAGTGCCACCTGCTCCAGCTGCGATCCTTCATCAGGGAGTTCAGCCCAGCGCTTCAAGCCTTCCTCAACAACTGGTCATTGCACCCCAGAGTACCCTGTTACCTGCGCCTCCCCAGCCACAGGGGGTCGAGTCGGTAGCTCCAGGAGTGGTTTCGAAGCAGTTGCCTGCAGTTAGTCCTTTGCCCTCTGCTAGTAGTATTTCTGTTACGAATCAGGTTAGTTCAGCTGGTCCTTCTGGACTGCCTTCTGCCCCGACAAACTTGGTTCCGTCACAGAATATAGCACAAGCCCCCGCCACTCAGAATGGTAATTTGGTTCAAAGTGTCAGTCAGCCTCCCTTGCTAGCATCTAATATAAATTTGCCTTTGGCACAACAGCTACCGCTCAGTTCTGTTCAATTCTCCGCACAATCATTAGCTCAGGCAATTGGAAGCCAAATCGAAGATGCCAGGCGCCCAGCGGAACCCTCCTTAGTTGGCTTACCTCAGACCATCAGTGGTGACAGTGGGGGAGTGTCAGCAGTTTCAGATGGCAGTAGCAGCAGCCTTGCAGCCTCTGCTTCTCTTTTCCCGTTGAAGGTGCTACCGCTGACGACACCCTTGGTGGATGGCGAGGACGAGAG
- the TSC22D1 gene encoding TSC22 domain family protein 1 isoform X4: protein MHQPPESTAAAAAADMSARKMAHPAMFPRRGSGGGSASALGAAGTGVGSSAPSAEDFPPPSLLQPPPPAASSLSGPQPPPPQSLNLLSQAQLQAQPLAPGGTQMKKKSGFQITSVTPAQISASISSNNSIAEDTESYDDLDESHTEDLSSSEILDVSLSRATDLGEPERSSSEETLNNFQEAETPGAVSPNQPHLPQPHLPHLPQQNVVINGSAHPHPLHHHHPIHGHHLHHGPHYPSHAGVASTSIPGGPPSSPGSRKLSTAGSSDGVMPVAPTSAVSSSGSPASVMTSIRAPSTTGSLGINSVTGTNTMNNVNITAVGSFNPAVTSSILGNANISVSSIPSAASVSVGPAVSSGVNVNILSGMGNGTIASSAALNSAASAAAGMTVGSVSSQQQQPAVNTSRFRVVKLDSTSEPFKKGRWTCTEFYEKENAAIPATEGVVVNKVVESVRQNPTEATSERESTSGSSVSSSVSTLSHYTESVGSGEMGTLAAPPVQPQPPPTLPGVALPQMDFSGAAPQGISAVSIPQSISQSQISQVQLPSQELGYQPKPGLQPVPLQAGIQPSPVGVVGVTSALGQQPSIASLAQPQLPYSQAAPPVQAPLPGAPPQQVQYGQPAPAVAPPMAPSHGTSVTPNPASEYVQPSPLLQTAVPSGQPTSAGVALGATVIPMAQPQSIQLPVQPAAVQAQPAGAAGQPVGKAHTAVAVVPPGSQIANIGQQTSLPSALQQPSTQVTPSVIQQGAPPASQIVPPAPAAILHQGVQPSASSLPQQLVIAPQSTLLPAPPQPQGVESVAPGVVSKQLPAVSPLPSASSISVTNQVSSAGPSGLPSAPTNLVPSQNIAQAPATQNGNLVQSVSQPPLLASNINLPLAQQLPLSSVQFSAQSLAQAIGSQIEDARRPAEPSLVGLPQTISGDSGGVSAVSDGSSSSLAASASLFPLKVLPLTTPLVDGEDESASLLPEVQGVILEPQIQPRPRRAFDVRGPLSPLNLWRQNIQLLERVGKG from the coding sequence ATGCACCAGCCGCCCGAGTCCACGGCGGCCGCGGCCGCTGCAGACATGAGTGCTAGGAAGATGGCGCACCCGGCAATGTTCCCTAGAAGGGGCAGCGGCGGGGGCAGCGCCTCCGCTCTCGGTGCAGCAGGTACCGGCGTCGGTAGTAGTGCCCCATCTGCTGAGGATTTTCCGCCTCCGTCGCTGCTCCAGCCGCCGCCTCCTGCAGCATCTTCTCTGTCGGGACCACAGCCTCCGCCTCCACAAAGCCTGAACCTCCTTTCGCAGGCTCAGCTGCAGGCACAGCCTCTTGCGCCAGGCGGAACgcagatgaaaaagaaaagtggcTTCCAGATAACGAGCGTGACCCCGGCTCAGATCTCCGCTAGCATCAGCTCGAACAACAGCATCGCAGAGGACACGGAGAGCTACGACGACCTGGATGAGTCTCACACGGAAGATCTGTCGTCCTCCGAGATCCTTGATGTGTCGCTTTCCAGGGCCACGGACTTAGGGGAGCCTGAACGCAGCTCCTCAGAAGAGACTCTCAATAACTTCCAGGAAGCCGAGACACCTGGGGCGGTCTCTCCCAACCAGCCCCACCTTCCTCAGCCTCATTTGCCTCACCTTCCACAACAGAACGTTGTGATCAATGGGAGTGCTCATCCACAccccctccatcaccaccatcccatTCATGGCCACCACCTGCACCACGGGCCCCACTACCCATCCCATGCCGGTGTGGCCAGTACATCCATCCCTGGAGGGCCGCCCTCAAGCCCAGGGTCCAGAAAACTCTCGACCGCGGGAAGCTCTGACGGTGTTATGCCAGTTGCACCAACTTCTGCTGTATCATCGAGTGGCTCGCCGGCATCTGTCATGACTAGTATACGTGCTCCGAGTACTACCGGCAGCCTAGGTATAAATTCTGTTACAGGCACGAATACAATGAATAACGTTAACATCACTGCTGTGGGTAGTTTTAATCCTGCTGTGACCAGCAGCATCCTTGGTAACGCTAATATAAGTGTGAGCAGTATCCCCAGTGCTGCTAGTGTGAGTGTCGGGCCTGCAGTGAGCAGCGGGGTTAATGTGAATATCTTGAGTGGCATGGGCAATGGTACGATTGCTTCCTCCGCGGCCCTTAACAGCGCTGCCAGTGCAGCTGCGGGCATGACTGTGGGGTCCGTTTCGAGTCAGCAGCAACAGCCAGCCGTTAACACGTCCAGGTTCAGAGTCGTGAAGTTAGATTCTACTTCTGAGCCTTTCAAAAAAGGTCGATGGACTTGCACTGAGTTCTATGAAAAAGAAAACGCCGCCATACCCGCCACCGAAGGGGTGGTGGTAAATAAGGTGGTGGAAAGTGTAAGACAAAACCCGACCGAAGCGACTTCCGAGAGGGAGAGCACGAGTGGGAGCTCCGTGAGCAGCAGCGTCAGCACACTGAGTCACTACACGGAGAGTGTGGGCAGCGGAGAGATGGGCACCCTGGCGGCCCCGCCGGTGCAGCCGCAGCCTCCCCCGACCCTTCCAGGGGTGGCTCTTCCGCAGATGGACTTCAGTGGCGCCGCTCCACAGGGCATTTCAGCAGTTAGCATCCCTCAGAGTATTTCTCAGTCGCAGATCTCGCAGGTACAGTTACCGTCTCAAGAACTGGGCTATCAGCCGAAGCCAGGTCTTCAACCAGTACCTCTGCAAGCCGGTATCCAGCCGTCACCTGTTGGCGTGGTGGGCGTCACTTCGGCTTTAGGTCAGCAGCCTTCCATCGCCAGCCTGGCTCAGCCCCAACTGCCGTATTCCCAGGCGGCCCCCCCAGTGCAAGCTCCCCTGCCAGGTGCGCCACCCCAACAGGTACAATATGGCCAGCCGGCGCCAGCTGTGGCCCCTCCGATGGCCCCAAGCCACGGTACATCAGTGACTCCGAACCCAGCCTCTGAGTATGTTCAGCCCTCACCGCTTCTCCAAACAGCGGTGCCCTCTGGACAGCCCACTTCTGCAGGGGTGGCCCTGGGAGCCACGGTGATTCCTATGGCTCAGCCACAGAGCATCCAGCTCCCAGTGCAGCCCGCGGCAGTCCAAGCACAACCTGCAGGGGCAGCTGGCCAACCTGTTGGCAAGGCTCACACGGCAGTAGCTGTGGTACCTCCCGGCAGTCAAATTGCAAATATTGGTCAACAGACAAGCCTACCATCGGCACTGCAGCAGCCTTCCACCCAAGTCACACCTTCAGTTATCCAGCAAGGTGCTCCTCCGGCTTCACAGATAGTGCCACCTGCTCCAGCTGCGATCCTTCATCAGGGAGTTCAGCCCAGCGCTTCAAGCCTTCCTCAACAACTGGTCATTGCACCCCAGAGTACCCTGTTACCTGCGCCTCCCCAGCCACAGGGGGTCGAGTCGGTAGCTCCAGGAGTGGTTTCGAAGCAGTTGCCTGCAGTTAGTCCTTTGCCCTCTGCTAGTAGTATTTCTGTTACGAATCAGGTTAGTTCAGCTGGTCCTTCTGGACTGCCTTCTGCCCCGACAAACTTGGTTCCGTCACAGAATATAGCACAAGCCCCCGCCACTCAGAATGGTAATTTGGTTCAAAGTGTCAGTCAGCCTCCCTTGCTAGCATCTAATATAAATTTGCCTTTGGCACAACAGCTACCGCTCAGTTCTGTTCAATTCTCCGCACAATCATTAGCTCAGGCAATTGGAAGCCAAATCGAAGATGCCAGGCGCCCAGCGGAACCCTCCTTAGTTGGCTTACCTCAGACCATCAGTGGTGACAGTGGGGGAGTGTCAGCAGTTTCAGATGGCAGTAGCAGCAGCCTTGCAGCCTCTGCTTCTCTTTTCCCGTTGAAGGTGCTACCGCTGACGACACCCTTGGTGGATGGCGAGGACGAGAG